From a single Miscanthus floridulus cultivar M001 chromosome 8, ASM1932011v1, whole genome shotgun sequence genomic region:
- the LOC136477200 gene encoding uncharacterized protein, giving the protein MLSVEKEWRHLGVPRHMASRLTLLRLRAGQVAIAAPSPPAFSAAAAAAVPGRLASAAIHHDWEPLAGGAWHRRAASGPAPLAGGEHAPENSGGGGASLQWPPATLRRAVGPRTSTTMSYAGQPIGSEHKIVPAGSLDIHINNRSYSLITIAVAVCFLDRD; this is encoded by the exons ATGCTGAGCGTAGAGAAGGAATGGCGCCACCTCGGGGTCCCTCGCCATATGGCGTCCCGCCTCACGCTGCTCCGCCTGCGCGCCGGCCAGGTCGCCATTGCGGCGCCATCACCCCCCGCATTCTccgcagcagcagcggcggcggtccCGGGGCGCCTCGCATCCGCGGCCATCCACCATGACTGGGAGCCCTTAGCTGGAGGTGCGTGGCACCGTCGAGCGGCCTCTGGGCCAGCACCCTTAGCTGGAGGTGAGCACGCACCGGAgaacagcggcggcggtggcgcctcCCTTCAGTGGCCGCCGGCGACTTTGCGCAGGGCCGTAGGGCCAAGGACGAGCACGACGATGTCTTACG CAGGTCAGCCCATCGGCAGTGAGCACAAAATTGTTCCAGCTGGCAGCCTTGATATTCATATCAACAACAGAAGCTATTCTTTAATAACAATAGCTGTAGCTGTCTGCTTTCTCGACCGTGATTAA